In one Silene latifolia isolate original U9 population chromosome 10, ASM4854445v1, whole genome shotgun sequence genomic region, the following are encoded:
- the LOC141606232 gene encoding shewanella-like protein phosphatase 2, with translation MSYDVLQMNYSFLSQKNKKKIIKFNSTLHGSTINQTFLNNPAMASTTTNPDPQICKNIPNLLSTFVDTFVDFTVSGGIFLPNLKNPNPNPPIQTHYPPQDRLIAIGDIHGDLEKCKQSFRLANIIDAADNWSGKTSTVVQVGDILDRGNEEIKILYFLEKLKRQAENSGGKLITMNGNHEIMNINGDFRFAMERGVKEFLDWAFWYRIGISMKKLCHGVSDIAKDPFIGVPKEFSGTRAEFHEGFRARLAALRPGGPISTRFLAENATVVVVGENVFVHGGLLANHVKYGLERINNEVREWIRGERRSLWKEVERATDSVVWLRKFSHEVAENCDCEALDRVLGMIPGCKRMIMGHTIQQEGVNSACGGKAIRIDVGMSKGCGNGFAEVLEFEKGGGLRVLTSNPVFNGSRSVRSRGRDGLAVVLEEDRRKQVQVRA, from the coding sequence ATGTCCTATGACGTTCTACAAATGAATTATTCTTTTCtttcccaaaaaaataaaaaaaaaatcatcaaattCAACTCTACCCTCCACGGTTCCACCATTAATCAAACCTTCCTCAACAACCCAGCAATGGCGTCAACAACAACAAATCCCGACCCTCAAATCTGCAAAAACATCCCTAATCTCCTCTCTACGTTCGTCGACACCTTCGTCGATTTCACCGTCAGCGGCGGCATCTTCCTCCCTAACCttaaaaaccctaaccctaatcccCCAATTCAAACTCATTATCCACCACAAGACCGTCTAATCGCCATTGGAGACATCCATGGCGACCTCGAGAAATGCAAGCAATCCTTCCGCCTCGCCAACATCATCGACGCTGCCGACAATTGGTCCGGGAAAACCTCCACCGTCGTACAAGTCGGCGACATCCTCGATCGCGGCAACGAGGAAATAAAAATTCTATACTTTCTGGAGAAACTCAAGCGACAAGCGGAAAATTCGGGTGGGAAATTGATAACTATGAATGGTAATCACGAGATTATGAATATCAATGGCGATTTTCGATTCGCTATGGAGCGGGGAGTAAAGGAGTTTTTGGATTGGGCGTTTTGGTATAGGATTGGTATTTCAATGAAGAAATTGTGTCATGGTGTTTCGGATATTGCGAAAGATCCGTTTATTGGTGTTCCGAAGGAGTTTAGTGGGACTAGGGCGGAATTCCATGAAGGATTTAGGGCTAGATTAGCGGCATTGCGGCCTGGAGGACCGATTAGTACTCGATTTTTAGCGGAAAATGCGACTGTGGTTGTTGTTGGGGAGAATGTATTTGTTCATGGAGGTTTGTTAGCTAATCATGTGAAGTACGGGTTAGAGAGGATTAATAATGAGGTTAGGGAGTGGATTAGGGGCGAAAGACGGAGTTTGTGGAAGGAGGTTGAGAGAGCGACGGACTCAGTGGTGTGGTTGAGGAAGTTTTCGCATGAGGTAGCGGAGAATTGTGATTGTGAGGCGTTGGACCGTGTTCTTGGGATGATTCCGGGGTGTAAGAGGATGATTATGGGGCATACGATACAGCAGGAAGGGGTTAATAGTGCGTGTGGGGGTAAAGCAATTAGGATTGATGTAGGAATGTCGAAAGGGTGTGGGAATGGTTTCGCTGAGGTTTTGGAGTTTGAGAAAGGAGGTGGGTTGAGGGTGTTGACTTCAAATCCGGTGTTTAATGGGAGTAGGAGTGTGAGGAGTAGGGGACGAGATGGGCTTGCGGTGGTGCTTGAGGAAGATAGACGGAAACAGGTTCAAGTTAGAGCTTGA